The Chryseobacterium sp. 7 genome includes a region encoding these proteins:
- a CDS encoding HIT family protein, whose translation MSTIFTKIINGEIPSYKIAEDENFMAFLDAMPLVKGHTLVVPKKEVDLIFDLESEEYKNLWGFAQEVAKKIKTAIPCVRVGVAVVGLEVPHAHIHLIPLNKIEDMNFRNERLKLTNEEYTEIQNSIINS comes from the coding sequence ATGAGCACTATATTCACAAAAATCATCAATGGCGAGATTCCTTCTTATAAAATTGCAGAAGACGAAAACTTTATGGCGTTCTTAGATGCAATGCCTTTGGTGAAAGGACATACTTTAGTAGTCCCTAAAAAAGAAGTGGATTTGATTTTTGATCTTGAAAGTGAAGAATACAAAAACCTTTGGGGATTTGCCCAAGAGGTAGCCAAGAAGATCAAAACTGCAATTCCATGTGTAAGAGTGGGAGTAGCAGTGGTAGGACTTGAAGTTCCTCATGCACATATCCATCTTATTCCTTTAAATAAGATTGAAGACATGAATTTCAGAAATGAAAGATTAAAATTAACGAACGAAGAATATACAGAGATTCAAAACTCAATTATTAATTCTTAA
- the greA gene encoding transcription elongation factor GreA, whose protein sequence is MASYVTKEGLEKMKAELEQLETVERPKITQQIAEARDKGDLSENAEYDAAKEAQGMLEMRISKLKDVISTSKIIDESQLDTSKVSILTTVKLKNNATKQEQVFTLVPDNESDLKTGKISVNTPIAKGLLGKVIGETAEITLPNGNKLSFEVLDISL, encoded by the coding sequence ATGGCAAGCTATGTAACTAAAGAGGGCCTAGAGAAAATGAAAGCTGAGCTGGAACAGTTGGAAACTGTGGAGAGACCAAAAATTACTCAGCAGATCGCAGAAGCAAGAGACAAAGGAGATTTGTCTGAAAATGCAGAATACGATGCGGCTAAAGAGGCTCAGGGAATGCTTGAAATGAGGATTTCTAAGCTGAAAGACGTGATCTCTACTTCTAAAATTATAGACGAAAGCCAATTAGATACTTCAAAAGTTTCCATTCTGACAACAGTGAAACTTAAAAATAATGCTACCAAGCAAGAACAGGTATTTACATTGGTACCGGATAACGAAAGCGACCTGAAAACAGGGAAAATCTCTGTAAACACTCCTATTGCAAAAGGTTTGTTAGGAAAAGTTATTGGCGAAACGGCTGAAATTACTTTACCGAACGGAAACAAACTGTCTTTCGAAGTATTAGACATCTCTTTATAG
- the clpX gene encoding ATP-dependent Clp protease ATP-binding subunit ClpX, with the protein MNSNQCSFCGRKRNEVQMLISGQNGFICENCIEQAHAIVKDGASKKEYSPADSMEELKKPKEIKEFLDQYVIGQDQAKKQLSIAVYNHYKRLLHAQDENREVELEKSNIIMIGETGTGKTLLAKTIARELNVPFCIVDATILTEAGYVGEDVESILSRLLMVADYDVEKAEKGIVFIDEIDKIARKSDNPSITRDVSGEGVQQGLLKLLEGSIVNVPPQGGRKHPDQKYIQVNTQNILFIAGGAFDGIKEIIERRMNKQAIGFSSEKINKTDEDEYILTNINAIDLRTFGLIPELLGRFPIITYLDKLTKETLVRIMKEPKNSIVNQFVELFKMDGTDLVITDGAIERIVEETIEKGLGARGLRGTTEKVLEDYMFSIGEDKEIILTEDNVLINR; encoded by the coding sequence ATGAATTCTAACCAATGTTCTTTCTGTGGCAGAAAAAGAAATGAAGTACAGATGCTGATTTCTGGCCAGAATGGTTTTATTTGTGAAAATTGTATAGAGCAGGCACATGCTATTGTAAAAGATGGCGCATCTAAAAAAGAATATTCACCTGCCGACAGTATGGAAGAGCTTAAAAAGCCGAAAGAGATCAAAGAATTTCTCGATCAGTATGTGATTGGGCAGGATCAGGCAAAAAAGCAGCTTTCCATTGCTGTATATAACCATTATAAAAGATTGCTCCACGCTCAGGACGAAAACAGAGAGGTGGAACTTGAAAAATCTAATATTATTATGATAGGAGAGACGGGAACGGGTAAAACGCTCCTGGCAAAAACTATCGCAAGAGAGCTTAATGTTCCTTTCTGTATTGTGGATGCTACTATCTTAACAGAAGCAGGATATGTAGGAGAAGATGTGGAAAGCATCTTGTCCAGACTTCTGATGGTGGCAGATTACGATGTGGAAAAAGCAGAAAAAGGAATTGTTTTTATTGATGAGATTGATAAAATCGCAAGAAAATCAGATAATCCAAGTATTACAAGAGACGTTTCCGGAGAAGGAGTACAGCAGGGATTGCTGAAACTGTTAGAAGGAAGCATCGTAAACGTTCCGCCGCAAGGAGGAAGAAAACATCCGGACCAGAAATATATTCAGGTAAATACTCAGAATATATTGTTCATTGCCGGAGGAGCTTTTGACGGAATCAAAGAAATCATCGAAAGAAGAATGAACAAGCAGGCGATAGGTTTCAGCTCCGAAAAAATAAACAAAACAGACGAAGACGAATATATATTAACAAATATTAATGCAATAGACCTTCGTACGTTCGGATTAATTCCAGAACTTTTAGGAAGATTTCCAATCATCACTTATCTCGATAAACTCACGAAAGAGACCTTGGTAAGAATTATGAAAGAACCAAAAAATTCAATCGTGAATCAATTTGTGGAACTTTTCAAGATGGATGGCACAGATTTGGTAATAACGGATGGTGCAATCGAGAGAATTGTAGAGGAAACTATTGAGAAAGGATTAGGCGCCAGAGGGCTTCGAGGGACTACCGAAAAAGTTCTAGAAGACTACATGTTTTCAATAGGAGAGGACAAGGAGATCATACTAACGGAAGATAATGTTTTGATTAATAGGTAA
- a CDS encoding S8/S53 family peptidase — protein sequence MKTKINLFALFAFCSSLSFGQDSQAKMANDQNSIIYVCFSKGINSEKTAFSRNADLERFSRENQISFKYDLDFTDRKLDEMARSSKAIGNSGESVEKLKRIYKADLPLQNPGAAEKIIQTLERFPEIEYVSVMSAAPIEPPLVNAFVATPDLESLQTYLNDNPGINAKYAWSRGITGQNIRVRDVEYGFYKTHEMLSNQNSIQLEPGYSPNAGLANNNYRDHGTAVVSILGSIKDNIGLTGAAYNTSEIKGYMEWTTVGYNRASAVSRSINASQAGDIILYEMQTGGKDGQYCPAEYDKVIWDLTKAATDSGIIIIAAAGNGNQNLDDPFYASYIARGNSGAIIVGAGSPNTTHSKLSFSTFGNRVDVQGWGSSVMAAGYGSYAKYDNDNNRTYNYFSGTSSATPVVSSAAILIQSFYRQTTGQYLTPSAMKNLLISTGIPQGGTVTGQKIGPLPNVKNAIVQLESKFVTPVKTLSALEVKIYPNPSSSSIAIKSNENKKLDVEIINLQGRTVIKNSVLPDEKIDISQLPTGQYIININEGQRRVVEKLTKL from the coding sequence ATGAAAACAAAAATCAACCTTTTCGCATTATTTGCGTTCTGCTCTTCCCTGTCATTTGGTCAGGACAGCCAGGCCAAAATGGCGAATGATCAAAATTCAATTATTTATGTATGCTTTTCAAAAGGCATTAATTCAGAAAAAACAGCTTTCAGCAGAAATGCTGATCTGGAAAGATTTTCAAGAGAAAATCAAATTTCGTTTAAATATGATCTGGATTTTACAGACCGTAAACTTGATGAAATGGCAAGAAGCAGCAAAGCTATCGGTAATTCCGGAGAATCTGTGGAAAAACTGAAAAGAATTTATAAGGCTGATCTACCTCTTCAAAATCCAGGAGCAGCAGAAAAAATCATTCAGACTCTTGAGAGATTTCCTGAAATAGAATATGTTTCAGTAATGAGCGCTGCTCCTATTGAACCTCCATTGGTTAATGCTTTTGTAGCTACTCCAGATTTAGAAAGTCTTCAGACGTATCTGAATGACAACCCGGGAATCAATGCAAAATATGCATGGTCAAGAGGGATTACGGGACAGAATATCCGTGTGCGTGATGTAGAATATGGTTTCTATAAAACTCACGAAATGCTTTCTAATCAGAATTCTATACAGTTAGAACCAGGATATTCTCCGAATGCAGGATTGGCTAATAATAATTACCGTGACCACGGAACTGCTGTGGTGAGCATTTTAGGTTCAATAAAAGATAATATCGGGCTTACAGGGGCAGCTTACAATACCTCTGAAATAAAAGGGTATATGGAGTGGACAACTGTAGGATACAACAGGGCTTCTGCGGTGAGCCGATCTATCAATGCATCTCAGGCCGGCGATATCATTTTATATGAAATGCAGACTGGCGGAAAAGACGGCCAATATTGTCCGGCAGAATATGATAAAGTAATCTGGGATCTTACAAAAGCGGCTACAGACTCAGGAATCATTATCATTGCTGCGGCAGGGAATGGAAATCAGAATCTGGATGATCCGTTTTATGCTTCTTATATTGCGAGAGGAAACAGTGGCGCTATCATTGTAGGGGCAGGATCTCCTAATACGACCCATTCAAAATTAAGTTTCAGTACGTTTGGAAACAGAGTGGATGTTCAGGGTTGGGGAAGCAGCGTGATGGCAGCAGGCTATGGATCTTATGCGAAATATGATAACGATAACAACAGAACTTATAATTATTTCAGCGGTACAAGTTCTGCTACTCCGGTAGTATCTTCAGCAGCTATTTTGATCCAGTCTTTCTATCGTCAGACAACAGGTCAGTATTTAACACCATCTGCGATGAAAAATCTTTTAATTTCTACGGGAATTCCTCAGGGAGGAACGGTGACAGGTCAGAAGATAGGCCCTCTTCCTAATGTAAAGAATGCTATTGTTCAACTAGAGAGCAAGTTTGTGACACCTGTTAAGACTTTATCTGCTTTAGAGGTTAAGATTTATCCTAATCCATCCAGCAGTTCCATTGCTATTAAAAGTAATGAAAACAAAAAACTGGATGTAGAGATAATCAATCTTCAGGGGCGAACTGTGATTAAAAATTCGGTTTTACCTGATGAGAAGATTGATATTTCACAGCTGCCAACAGGTCAGTACATTATCAACATCAATGAAGGCCAGCGAAGAGTTGTTGAGAAACTGACAAAGCTATAA
- the dtd gene encoding D-aminoacyl-tRNA deacylase, producing MKIVIQRVSEASVKVDGKTVGEIGKGLMLLAGVDENDEKTDADWLVQKVLNLRIFGDEDDKLNLSVKDIEGEILCISQFTLIADYKKGNRPSFIKAAKPDKAVPLFDYFKEEIAKSGLKTESGIFGADMKVSLINDGPVTIVMDSITKS from the coding sequence ATGAAGATCGTTATACAAAGAGTCTCTGAAGCAAGTGTAAAAGTAGACGGAAAAACTGTGGGTGAAATCGGAAAGGGATTAATGCTGCTGGCAGGTGTGGATGAAAATGATGAAAAGACGGATGCCGACTGGCTTGTGCAGAAGGTTTTAAACCTGAGAATCTTTGGTGATGAAGATGATAAGCTTAATCTTTCTGTGAAGGATATTGAAGGAGAAATACTTTGTATCAGCCAGTTTACGTTGATTGCAGATTATAAAAAAGGAAACCGCCCTTCTTTCATCAAAGCGGCTAAACCCGATAAAGCAGTTCCTCTTTTTGATTATTTTAAAGAAGAAATTGCTAAATCCGGATTAAAAACAGAAAGCGGAATTTTTGGTGCCGACATGAAGGTTTCCCTGATCAATGACGGACCTGTTACTATCGTCATGGATTCTATCACCAAAAGCTAA